In Dunckerocampus dactyliophorus isolate RoL2022-P2 chromosome 14, RoL_Ddac_1.1, whole genome shotgun sequence, one DNA window encodes the following:
- the socs5b gene encoding suppressor of cytokine signaling 5b, whose amino-acid sequence MWSNLKSKCQTLFHNNSSGSTEDRSEADVIHCVLDLSHGSGSGAAQASEFSSSSSSLLPVPMVTAGRRHHNCVSDTPQIVEITIDKESEDVGSGSGVVPLARRDSYSRHAPWGGKKKHSCSTKTQSSLEVDRRSGRLRGSGNRRDRRCGACSIQEISDSFSGGRSLNGRSLRQRLSDTVGLCLPLPAHRRSSKNSVTSKRKIHLTELMLETCPFPPGSDLAHKWHLIKQHTAPVSPHSSTALLESIDPAHPSPEDEEERLRERRRLSIEEGVDPPPNAQIHTLEAAVPGSAVYKLGPKMAPGIGEASGDVRASGTGSSLGASTSGACGQVLGAAASAQDTDSEEDSTTLCLQARRPKQRHASGEGHLSRQQPGPWKVHTQIDYIHCLVPDLLQITALPCYWGVMDRYEAESLLDGRPEGTFLLRDSAQEDYLFSVSFRRYNRSLHARIEQWNHNFSFDAHDPCVFHSSTVTGLLEHYKDPSACMFFEPLLTAPLHRTFPFNLQHLARAAICRWTTYDGIGSLPLPPALQDFLKEYHYKQKVRVRWLEREPPLKVK is encoded by the coding sequence ATGTGGAGCAACCTGAAAAGCAAATGCCAAACTCTCTTTCACAACAACAGTTCGGGATCCACTGAAGACAGGAGTGAAGCAGATGTCATCCACTGTGTGTtggatctcagccatgggagtGGGTCAGGTGCGGCTCAAGCATCAGAATTCTCCAGTTCATCAAGTAGCCTTCTTCCAGTGCCAATGGTAACAGCAGGACGTCGTCACCACAACTGTGTCTCAGACACGCCTCAGATAGTAGAGATCACTATCGACAAGGAATCGGAGGATGTTGGCTCAGGATCAGGAGTTGTCCCCCTGGCTCGCAGAGACTCTTATTCACGTCATGCTCCATGGGGGGGCAAGAAAAAACACTCATGTTCCACAAAAACTCAAAGTTCTTTAGAGGTAGATAGGCGGTCTGGGCGCTTGAGAGGAAGTGGTAATCGTAGAGATCGACGTTGTGGCGCTTGTTCCATCCAGGAGATCAGCGACTCTTTCTCTGGAGGACGCAGTTTAAATGGTCGGTCATTACGCCAGCGACTAAGTGACACTGTAGGCCTTTGCTTACCACTGCCTGCTCACCGGCGTTCTTCAAAGAACTCTGTTACTTCCAAACGGAAGATTCACCTGACAGAGCTTATGCTGGAGACCTGCCCCTTCCCACCAGGCTCAGACCTTGCCCACAAGTGGCACTTGATCAAGCAACACACAGCACCAGTCAGCCCACATTCCTCTACCGCCCTGTTGGAATCCATCGATCCAGCCCACCCTTCTccagaggatgaggaggaacgCCTGCGTGAACGCCGCCGACTTAGCATCGAGGAAGGTGTGGACCCACCACCTAATGCACAGATCCACACCCTTGAGGCTGCCGTGCCAGGCTCTGCTGTCTACAAACTGGGACCAAAGATGGCTCCTGGCATCGGGGAGGCCTCTGGTGATGTTCGAGCCTCAGGAACTGGTAGCTCTCTGGGTGCCTCAACATCGGGGGCATGTGGGCAGGTGTTAGGGGCTGCCGCTTCAGCTCAGGACACTGATTCTGAGGAAGACTCAACAACCCTCTGTCTACAGGCCAGGAGACCCAAACAAAGGCATGCATCTGGGGAAGGTCACCTGAGCAGACAGCAGCCTGGGCCCTGGAAGGTTCACACACAAATAGACTACATCCACTGCCTGGTGCCAGATTTATTGCAGATCACAGCTCTGCCTTGCTACTGGGGTGTAATGGACCGCTATGAGGCCGAGTCACTACTGGATGGACGTCCAGAGGGCACCTTCCTGCTACGTGACTCAGCCCAGGAGGACTACCTTTTCTCTGTCAGCTTCCGCCGTTACAACCGCTCACTGCATGCCCGCATTGAGCAGTGGAACCACAACTTCAGTTTTGATGCACATGATCCTTGTGTTTTTCACTCTTCCACTGTCACTGGACTTCTGGAGCACTACAAGGATCCAAGCGCCTGTATGTTCTTTGAACCTTTGCTTACAGCGCCTCTCCATCGGACCTTTCCCTTTAATCTGCAACACCTTGCACGAGCAGCCATCTGCCGCTGGACCACTTATGATGGGATAGGCTCTCTGCCGTTGCCCCCCGCCTTGCAAGACTTCCTCAAGGAGTATCACTATAAACAGAAAGTGAGAGTTCGCTGGCTGGAAAGGGAGCCACCGCTAAAGGTCAAATAA